In Stigmatopora argus isolate UIUO_Sarg chromosome 10, RoL_Sarg_1.0, whole genome shotgun sequence, the following proteins share a genomic window:
- the rflnb gene encoding refilin-B — translation MVGRLNLLNVCEEDPLGMSSRPDRGLDSPDSGLPPSPSPSAWLLPPDKARGVSPVLEVEGSGSLGSTLPSGSLQTLSFGEGITIDTLPPKEVRYTSSVNYDSERYFIQNVALQPWGQRLEHCTQTIIVVSHSTWRHYKTQLDFQPRHRPQSFMSTTIIYPKKLSAVYATELNYDRHRHVRRFLSSVELEPGEKLPQS, via the exons ATGGTCGGACGGTTGAACTTGCTAAATGTTTGCGAAGAGGACCCACTAGGCATGAGTTCCCGGCCGGACAGAGGTCTCGATAGCCCGGACTCCGGGCTACCGCCCAGTCCGAGCCCCAGTGCTTGGCTGCTGCCTCCGGACAAAGCCCGTGGCGTAAGTCCGGTACTGGAGGTCGAAGGAAGCGGATCGCTG gGTTCAACTTTGCCATCTGGTTCCTTGCAGACACTATCTTTTGGGGAGGGAATAACAATTGACACTTTACCCCCTAAAGAAGTAAG ATATACCTCCTCAGTGAACTATGACTCGGAGCGCTACTTTATTCAGAATGTGGCTCTGCAGCCATGGGGTCAAAGACTTGAACACTGCACGCAAACCATCATAGTAGTCTCCCACAGCACCTGGCGTCATTACAAGACTCAGTTGGATTTCCAGCCCCGCCATCGGCCACAGAGCTTTATGAGCACTACCATCATCTACCCTAAGAAATTGAGTGCTGTCTACGCTACAGAGCTGAACTACGACCGCCACCGGCATGTCAGACGTTTCCTCTCCAGTGTGGAGTTGGAACCAGGCGAGAAGCTACCTCA atCTTGA
- the dus4l gene encoding tRNA-dihydrouridine(20a/20b) synthase [NAD(P)+]-like: MKTTSHNSVIGMFEEGKVVKICAPMVRYSKLAFRSLVRKYNCDICFTPMIVASDFVRSVKARDSEFTTNECDRPLIVQFAAHDAQTLVDAALAVLPFSDGVDLNCGCPQRWAMSAGYGACLINKPELVEDMVKHVRSQVGNPNYTTSIKIRIHNDLRKTVDLCQKVESAGVSWITVHGRTSEERHQPVHYDAIKTIKDSVSIPVIANGDIKYPRDVESIHQRTGVDGVMVARGLLANPALFAGHEDTPLECIWDWVDISVQQGTPFTCFHNHLIYMLERVTSQPERKVFNSLCSTSAVIDYLRSTYGSVHDLGT; this comes from the exons ATGAAGACCACCAGCCACAACAGTGTCATCGGCATGTTTGAAGAAGGAAAAGTGGTCAAAATTTGCGCACCGATGGTTCGATATTCAAA ACTAGCATTCAGGTCATTGGTGAGGAAGTACAACTGTGACATTTGCTTCACTCCAATGATAGTTGCATCAGACTTCGTGAGATCAGTCAAAGCCAGAGACAGTGAATTCACCACAAATGAGT GTGACAGACCCCTGATCGTACAATTTGCTGCCCACGATGCTCAGACACTGGTTGATGCAGCGCTTGCTGTTTTACCATTCTCAGATGGTGTTGACCTCAACTGTGGATGCCCCCAAAG aTGGGCTATGTCTGCAGGATATGGTGCATGCCTCATCAACAAGCCAGAACTGGTTGAAGACATGGTCAAACATGTCAGGAGCCAAGTGGGCAATCCAAACTATACAACATCcataaaaataag AATTCACAACGACCTGAGGAAAACAGTTGATCTGTGCCAGAAGGTTGAGTCAGCAGGGGTGTCGTGGATAACAGTGCATGGCCGTACTTCCGAGGAACGTCATCAGCCAGTGCACTATGATGCCATAAAGACAATCAAAGACAGCGTATCCATTCCTGTCATTGCCAATGGAGACATAAAGTATCCACGTGATGTGGAGTCTATTCACCAGCGCACTGGTGTTGATG GTGTGATGGTAGCACGTGGGTTGCTCGCTAACCCGGCTCTGTTCGCGGGGCATGAGGATACCCCTTTGGAGTGTATATGGGACTGGGTGGACATATCTGTACAGCAGGGCACTCCTTTTACTTGCTTTCACAATCATCTCATCTACATGCTTGAGAGAGTTACCTCCCAGCCTGAACGAAAAGTGTTTAATTCTTTATGTAGTACTTCAGCCGTAATAGACTACCTGCGGAGTACATATGGCTCAGTGCATGATTTGGGAACTTGA